The following nucleotide sequence is from Deinococcus radiopugnans ATCC 19172.
CCCGACGCGGCCACCGTCTTTGACCGCGAGGCCACGCTGGGCAAACCCGACGACGTGTGCCACTTCAGCCTGACCTCCGGCACCACCGGCAATCCCAAGGCGGCCATGCTGTCTCACCGCAACCTGCTGTACATGGGGCAGGCGCTGGGTGAGGTTGATCCGCTGAAGCCCGGCGACGACTACCTGAGCTTCCTGCCGATGGCCTGGATCGGCGAGCAGATGATGACGGTGGCGGTGGCGCTGGCGAACGCCGTGACCGTCAATTTCCCCGAGAGTCAGGAAACGGCCATGCATGATCTGGTGGAAATCGGCCCGCACTTCATGTTCGCCCCGCCGCGCGTGTGGGAGGGCATCCAGAGCACCATGTTCATTCGCATGCAGGAGAGCTACGGCCCCAACCGGGCGCTGTACCGCAAGTTGCTGGCCTGGAGCACCGACGCTGCCGACGCCAGCCTGAGCGGCCAGAAGGCGAGTGGCGCGGCGGCCTTCAAGCGCTGGCTGGCGTACTGGGGCCTGACCCGTCCGCTGCTCGACGGGCTGGGCTTCCTGCGCCTGAAGCGCGCGTATACCGGGGGCGCGGCGCTGGGGCCGGACGTGTTCCGCTTCTACCACGGCCTGGGCGTGAACCTGAAGCAGATCTACGGCCAGACCGAGAACATCGGCATCGCCTACGTCCACCGCGACGGCGACGTGCGCTTCGACACCGTGGGCAAGATTCTCCCCGGCGGAGAGGTCAGGATCACCGATGAGGGCGAGATCATCAGCCGCAGCCCCGCCGTCGTGGTGGGCTATTACAAGCGCGACGACGCCAGCGCCGAGACCATCCGGGATGGCTGGCTGCACAGCGGCGACGCCGGACGCCTGACCCCCGATGGTCACTTGCAGGTGATTGACCGCCTGAGCGACGTGATGAAGACGGCGAACGGCGAGACCTTCAGCCCGCAGTTCATCGAGAACCGCCTGAAATTCAGCCCGTACATCAAGGAGGCGGTGGCGTTTGGCGACGGCCAGCATGAGGTCACCGCCTTCCTGAACGTCGATCCCCTGACCGCCGGGCAGTGGGCCGAGAAACGCCAGATCGCCTACAGCACCTACATGGACCTCAGCAGCAAACCGGAGCTGGCCGAGCTGATCCTGAAAGAAGTTCAGGAAGCCAACACCCGCCTGGAACCCCACGAGCGCGTCGCCCGCTTCGTGCTGCTGTACAAGCTGCTGGACGCCGACGACGACGAATTGACCCGCACCGGCAAGGTTCGGCGCAAGCTGATCCGCGAGAAGTACGCGCCCATCGTGGCCGCCCTGTACGACGGCTCGGAATCGGTGCGGGTGGAAGCGACGTTCAAGTATCAGGACGGGCAGACGCAGCGGGTGGAGACGGACGTGGCCGTTCACCGGGTGCCGGGAATGGAAACGCGGCTGCCGCGTGCTGGCGTGGTGGCCGAGCGGGTGGGGGCGTGAAACGTTCAGGCGATTCTCGTGGCAGCCACCTATTCACCCCGCCAATTCCGTCCCAGAAGGAGGTCTGAGTGGACTTATTACCGCAACTGCTGATCGCGGGTGTCGTGATCGGCAGCGTCTATGCCCTGGCCGCGCTGGGCTTCGTGCTGATCTACAAGTCCAGCCGCGTGATCAACTTCGCGCACGGGCAGATCATCGCCACTGGGGCGTTCATTGCCTTTGCGCTGACGCAGAAGGGCGTCAACTTCTGGCTGGCCGGGCTGATCGCCATGCTGGCGACGTTCCTGCTGGGCATGTTGATCGAGCGGGTGTTCCTGCGCCGGATGGTGGGCGAGCCGATCATCGCGGTCATCATGGTCACGATTGGCCTGAGCAGCGTCATCGACGGTCTGATTCACCTGACCCCTTATGGCGCGGGCACCTTCAGCTTCGAGCGCCCCGCACTGCTGACCGGCCAGGGCATTGAGCTGTTCGGCCTGCCCCTCTCCAAAACGCAGATCGCGGGCGTGCTGATGGCCCTGGGGTTGCTGGGCGGCTTCACCTACTTCTTCAACAAGAGCACCCTGGGCATCACCATGCGCGCCGTGGCCGATGACCAGATGGCCGCCATGAGCGTCGGCACCAGCGTGGAGCGTGTGTTCGCCCTGGCCTGGGCGGCGGCGGGCCTCACGGCAGCGGCGGCTGGCGTGATCCTGGGCCTGATGAGCGGCCTGACATTGGGCGGTCTGGCGGGCATCGGCCTCAAGGTCTTCCCGGTGGTGATTCTGGGCGGGCTGGACAGCGTGATCGGGGCCATCGTGGGCGGCATGCTGATCGGCATTCTGGAAAACCTCTCGGCGGGCTACCTGGACGGCATCGTGCCGGGGGGCGGCACCCGCGAGGTGTTCCCCTTCATCATCCTGATCATCGTGCTGCTGATCCGTCCGTATGGGCTGTTTGGAACGAAGGAGATTGAGCGTGTGTAGGGTTGATGGTGGATGGGTGATGGTTGATGGAAAACGGCGCGGTCTCCTGACCATCAACCATCGACAGTCAACCATCAACGGCCCCGAAGGGGCCACCTGATGCCCGCCTCCCGCTTCACCCAGACCGGCAACTACCGCACGCGGTACGCGCAGGATCAGACCATCTTTGCCACCTACGCCGAGCAACTGAGCCTGATCGTCCTGATCGGCCTGCTGCTCCTGCTGCCCCTGATCTTGCCCAAGACCATGTTGCGCGACGTGAACATGATCATGATCTACGCGGTGGCGGTGATCGGGCTGAATATCACCACCGGGTACACCGGCCTGATCAACATTGGGCAGGCGGCATTCATGGGCGTGGGCGCGTATGCCACAGCGCTGGCGGCCACGCGGCTCAACCTGCCGTTCTTCCTCGCCATTCCCATCGGGGGGATCGCGGGCGCGCTCGTCGGCACGTTTGTCGGCCTGCCCAGTCTGCGCCTGAAGTACCTGTATCTGGCCGTCGCCACCCTCGCTTTCCAGATCATCTTCGAGTGGGGCGTGGGGCACACGCCGCTGCTGGCGCAGGGGGGCGCGATCAGCCTGCCGCCGGTGCAGGTGTTCGGAGTCAAGGCCACCTTCTTCAACCACAACTTCGTGTGGTACTACCTGATTCTGCCGGTGCTGGTGGTCATGGGCCTGCTGTGGCGCAACGTGCTGCGCACCAAGCATGGGCGCTCGCTGATCGCCGTGCGGGACAATGACCGGGCCGCCGCCGCGATGGGCATCAACCCCGGCACCGCCAAGATCATGGCGTTCATGATCGGCTCGTTCTACGCCGGCATCGCGGGCGGCCTGTTCGCGTACTTCCAGAAAGCTGTGGTGATCGAGGATTACGGCCTGCACATCTCCATCCAACTGCTGGCGATGGCGATTGTGGGCGGGCTGGGCAGTCTCCCCGGTTCCTTCCTGGGGCCGCTGTTCATCGTGACGCTAGATCGGCTGGTGGGCAACGGCAGCCAGTGGTTGGGAGCGCAGAACCTGTTCCCGGCCGGGGTGGATGTCGCCACCGCGCTGCGCCCGCTGTCCTTCGGCCTCGCCATCGTCCTGTTCCTGATGTTCGAGCCGCGCGGGCTGGCGAACTGGTGGCGATTGTCCAGGCTGTATTTCAAGAAGTGGCCGTACAAGTTCTAGCGGCCCCGTGAGCGGAGCGAATTGCCGAGGATCAAGCGTTCATGCAGTGCAGCGGCGCGCAGCGCCCTCCTGACCGACGCGGCACGAAATGAACGCGCACCCCCTCACCTCAAATGCCAATCCACCGACTCCCCGCCCTCTCACCTTTCGGAGGTTCCACCCATGAAGAAGACCCTGATCCTGTCCGCCCTCGTTTCCCTGTCCTTCGCCGCCGCCCAGAAAACCGTGACGCTGCCGTGGTCTGGGGCCATCACCGGCCCGACGAGCGACGCCGGGGCCAGCTACGCGGCGGGTGTGGAGGATTACTGCAAGTACGCCAATGCGCAGAAGATGCTGCCGGGCGTCACCCTCAACTGCGTGACGCGCGATGACCAGTACAACAACGCCAACACCCAGCGCAACTTCGAGGACTTCGTGGGCAACCTGAACGCTCCGGTGTTCCTGGGCTACGCGACGGGCGGAGCGCTGCAGCTCAAGAGCGTGATTCAGGAAACCAAGATTCCCACCCTGACGGCCAGCTACCACATCGGCATCATCGACGCGCCGGACAACACCTACACCTTCCTGCCGGTCAGCAGCTATTCCGAGAATATCGTGGCGCTGCTGGAATACATCGCCAAGAAAGAGCGCGGCGCGAAGGTGGCGCTGATCGTCAACCCCAGTCCCTTCGGGCGTGACCCGGTGGTGGACGCCCGCAAGGCCGCCGACCGGCTGGGCCTGAAAATCACCGACGTGCAGGAAGTCGGCGGCAACAACCTGGACAACACCGCCCTCCTCAAGCGGCTGGAGTCGCAGGGTGCCAAATACATCATCAACCAGAACACCGCCGGCCCCGTCGCCAACATCCTGAAAGATGCCAAACGGCTGGGCCTGCTGGGCAAGATGCAGTTCATGGGCGCGCACTACACCGGGGGCGAGGATCTGACCAAGCTGGCCGGGGACGCCGCCAAGGACTTCATCTGGGCCACCAGCTACTACCTGTACGACGAGGGCAACCAGCCGGGCATCCAGCTGGTCAAGAAGATCGGCGCGCAGTACAAGCGTGGGGGCGACACCATCCGCAGCGTGCACTACACCAGCGGGATGCTGGCCGCCGCCATCGCCATCGAGGCCATGAAGCGCGCTGGCAACAACCCTGATGCCGCCGGGGTCTACAAGGGATTGATCAGCATGAACGGCAGCAAATCCTTCAACCCCGGCTTTGCCGTCGGCCCGGTGACCTTCAGCGCCAAGGATCACATCGGCGCGGAAAGTCTGCGCCTGCTGCAAGCCGACGCCACCGGCAACTTCAAACCGATCACCGGAGCGCAGCGCAGCGCGCTGTTCCAGCTCGTCCACCCGATGAAGTAAGGGTGGCGGGACGCGGTGCGCGGGAGGCGGTGAAAAGCTCTTCCCCGCGTCCTGCCTCCCGCGCACCGCCCACAACGATCTCACCCCGGAGGCCCACCCCCATGACCCTCTCCACCCCCCAGCCTGCCAACGCCCCGCCGCCTCAGACCTCGGCCAGCCACGGTGACCTGACCGTCAACAACGTGGAAGTCGTCTACCACGACATCATTCAGGTGTTGCGCGGCGTCAGCCTGACCGTGCGGGCCGGGCAGGTGACTTCGCTGCTCGGCACCAACGGGGCGGGCAAGACCACCACGCTGCGGGCCATCTCGGGTCTGCTCAAGCCCGAGAACGGCAAGATTCGGGAAGGCACCATCTCCTTTGACGGCAAGACCCTCAGCGCCCTGAACGGCACGGATGTCGTCAAATCCGGCGTGGTGCAGGTGCCCGAGGGCCGCCGCGTGTTCAAGCACCTGTCGGTGGAGGAGAACCTGCGGGCCGGGGCCATCCTGGGCCGGGGCAACTGGCACGCCGATCTGGAGCGTATCTACACCTATTTTCCCAAGCTGCCCACGCTGCGGCACAAGCAGGCGGGGTACACCTCCGGCGGCGAGCAGCAGATGATCGCCATTGGCCGGGCGCTGATGGCGCACCCCAAAGTGCTGCTGCTGGACGAACCCAGCCTGGGCCTCGCGCCGCTGCTGGTGGCCGAGATCTTCGACAACGTGCGCCGCATCAACCGCGAGGAGGGCCTGAGCGTGCTGGTGGTGGAGCAGAACGCCAACATTGCCCTCAGGAACAGCGATTACGGCTACGTCATGGAAAACGGGCGCATTGTGATGGAGGGCCTCAGCGCCCAGCTTGCCAGCAACCCGGACGTCAAGGAGTTTTACCTGGGCGTGACCGAGGGCGGCGCCCGCAAGAGCTTCAAGGACGTCAAGAGCTACAAGCGGCGCAAACGCTGGATGTAATACCGTCTTCGACTCACCGCAATTTGGTATCAGGGCCGCGCTCAGTACCCGAGAACCACCTGCCTCGCCTCCTCTCGCTTCTGGAGGCGACACTCTATGTCTGATCTTTCTGGGGACAGCCAATGACCAATACGATTCAATCGGCTTCCATCTCGCCCCCACAACAGGCCGAGCTGCTGGGCCGACTCCAACACCATCCTCTTTACCGCACCGCCCTTCAGGGCATTCCCGAGCACGCCGACTGGGCCAGCGTTCCCTTCCTGACCCGCGAACGACTCACCGAAGCCTTTGAAGCGGGCGAACTGGCCCACCCTGATGCCGTGCGCGTTCACCTCACGCCGCATCCGGGCGGGGGGTGGCTGCCGGAATACGCCACGCGGGCCGATATCGAGGCGCACGGGCAGGCGGCGGCGGCGGCGCTGGCGCGGGCCGGGGTGCGCCCTGGCGATCACGTTCAGATCGCCTTCGGCTTTCACCGCTTTGCGGGGGGCTGGATCATGCAGGACGGCTTCGAAGCGCTGGGGGCCAAAACCCTGCCCTTCGGCCCCGGCGAGACCGAGGCGCAGCTGGAGGCCATCCAGAAGCTGGGCGTGCGCGTGCTGGTCTCGGCCCCCAGTTTTGCCCAGAAGCTGGGCGAGGCAGGCGCGCGGGTGGAACTGCTGATTTCCTCCGGCGAGCCGCTGACCAGCATCGCGGGCCGCCGCGGACGGGTGGAGGCGGCGCTGGGGGGCGTGGCCCTGGACGCCTACGCCAGCAGCGAGGCCGGGATGATGGCCCTGGAAACGCCCGAAAAGAACGGCCTGCGCGTGCTGGAGGACTGGGTGTATCTGGAGGTGGTTGACCCGGAAACGGGGGAAACCCTGTCCGACGGCGAACGCGGTGAACTGGTGGTCACGCACCTAAACAAGCACGCCATGCCGCTGCTGCGCTTCCGCACCGGCGACTTGACCCGGTTGGAACGGCGGACAGATGGCGTTTATCTGCCCGGTGGCGTCTTCGGCAACGTGGGCGGCATGCTCAAGGTCAAGGGCGTCAAGCTGTTCCCGCGTGAGGTGGCGTTCTGGCTGGCGGGGCACGGCCTGGATCACACCCAGCACACGCTGCGGCTGTGGTCACAGGCGGGCGCCGATCGCCTGGGCCTGACGGTTCGTGGTGAGGGGGTGGACGATCTAGCCGAGCTGAAGTCGGACTTCCAGCGTCGGTTTGCGATGCGTCTGGACGAGTTCTCCGTGGCCGTCGATCACGAGGGCATGGGCGTCACGGACGAGCGAGCCTGAGGGCAGAAAAAAGCCCCACTCTGCTGTGGGGCAGCCGTGCCTGACTTCACCCGGTCAGGTTGGATTGTTTGGCCTCTTCAGCATGGACGCCGGGCCTGTGCGGCGCATGTGAACGGCCTTGGGTTGCCCTTGAGTGACCCTGAAGCGCAGCGTCATGTGATACATGGAGGGGTGTGACTGGCCGCAAGAAGCAGAAAATCAGAATTGCCCGTCCGCCGGCCCGTGAGGACAGCGCGGACGGCGGAAACTACTTCGAGGTTCGGCCCGCGAAGCTCGGTCAGCGACTCGAAGGGCTGAGTGCCCTCACCAAGCCCGGTGTGCGTGGGTTTCCTGGCGTGGAGGCCGCCCAGGAATTGCTGGCGCAGACCATGCGCAAAGACCGCGTCTCCGGCGAGGTGCTGGATCTGACGGCGGCGGGCGGCCTGCTGGGCAGTCTGCCTGGCGTGACCCTGCGGGCGGTGGAGGGTTCGGCGGCGGCCCTAACCGCCCTGGAGGCCGCCGGCTACGCGCCGCTGGCCGCTGTTCCAGGCGACGCGCTGGCCGAACGCTGGCCCGAGCGGGCGCGCACCGTGGCCTTGACGCTGGCCGGAGACCGGGGCAACGCCTACATCTCGGCGCAGATCGCCTGGGCGCACGCGCAGACGCCGCCGGGGGGCACGCTGTACCTGGCCGGTGACCGCGACAAGGGCTTTGACCG
It contains:
- a CDS encoding ABC transporter ATP-binding protein — its product is MTLSTPQPANAPPPQTSASHGDLTVNNVEVVYHDIIQVLRGVSLTVRAGQVTSLLGTNGAGKTTTLRAISGLLKPENGKIREGTISFDGKTLSALNGTDVVKSGVVQVPEGRRVFKHLSVEENLRAGAILGRGNWHADLERIYTYFPKLPTLRHKQAGYTSGGEQQMIAIGRALMAHPKVLLLDEPSLGLAPLLVAEIFDNVRRINREEGLSVLVVEQNANIALRNSDYGYVMENGRIVMEGLSAQLASNPDVKEFYLGVTEGGARKSFKDVKSYKRRKRWM
- a CDS encoding AMP-binding protein, with protein sequence MSAYDVGDVTTLTIPQLLAKRAAQTPNAVALRHKKYGIWNETTYAGYLARAREVAAGLHALGVVRGEKVAVLADNIPAWVFMEVGSQALGAVSVGVYQSSVAEEVRYVLDYTDAVVVLAEDEEQVDKLLEHRVSLPNIRRVIYEDARGMSKHAGDDWFLSFEELLELGRPDAATVFDREATLGKPDDVCHFSLTSGTTGNPKAAMLSHRNLLYMGQALGEVDPLKPGDDYLSFLPMAWIGEQMMTVAVALANAVTVNFPESQETAMHDLVEIGPHFMFAPPRVWEGIQSTMFIRMQESYGPNRALYRKLLAWSTDAADASLSGQKASGAAAFKRWLAYWGLTRPLLDGLGFLRLKRAYTGGAALGPDVFRFYHGLGVNLKQIYGQTENIGIAYVHRDGDVRFDTVGKILPGGEVRITDEGEIISRSPAVVVGYYKRDDASAETIRDGWLHSGDAGRLTPDGHLQVIDRLSDVMKTANGETFSPQFIENRLKFSPYIKEAVAFGDGQHEVTAFLNVDPLTAGQWAEKRQIAYSTYMDLSSKPELAELILKEVQEANTRLEPHERVARFVLLYKLLDADDDELTRTGKVRRKLIREKYAPIVAALYDGSESVRVEATFKYQDGQTQRVETDVAVHRVPGMETRLPRAGVVAERVGA
- a CDS encoding branched-chain amino acid ABC transporter permease, coding for MDLLPQLLIAGVVIGSVYALAALGFVLIYKSSRVINFAHGQIIATGAFIAFALTQKGVNFWLAGLIAMLATFLLGMLIERVFLRRMVGEPIIAVIMVTIGLSSVIDGLIHLTPYGAGTFSFERPALLTGQGIELFGLPLSKTQIAGVLMALGLLGGFTYFFNKSTLGITMRAVADDQMAAMSVGTSVERVFALAWAAAGLTAAAAGVILGLMSGLTLGGLAGIGLKVFPVVILGGLDSVIGAIVGGMLIGILENLSAGYLDGIVPGGGTREVFPFIILIIVLLIRPYGLFGTKEIERV
- a CDS encoding ABC transporter substrate-binding protein, producing MKKTLILSALVSLSFAAAQKTVTLPWSGAITGPTSDAGASYAAGVEDYCKYANAQKMLPGVTLNCVTRDDQYNNANTQRNFEDFVGNLNAPVFLGYATGGALQLKSVIQETKIPTLTASYHIGIIDAPDNTYTFLPVSSYSENIVALLEYIAKKERGAKVALIVNPSPFGRDPVVDARKAADRLGLKITDVQEVGGNNLDNTALLKRLESQGAKYIINQNTAGPVANILKDAKRLGLLGKMQFMGAHYTGGEDLTKLAGDAAKDFIWATSYYLYDEGNQPGIQLVKKIGAQYKRGGDTIRSVHYTSGMLAAAIAIEAMKRAGNNPDAAGVYKGLISMNGSKSFNPGFAVGPVTFSAKDHIGAESLRLLQADATGNFKPITGAQRSALFQLVHPMK
- a CDS encoding phenylacetate--CoA ligase family protein; this encodes MTNTIQSASISPPQQAELLGRLQHHPLYRTALQGIPEHADWASVPFLTRERLTEAFEAGELAHPDAVRVHLTPHPGGGWLPEYATRADIEAHGQAAAAALARAGVRPGDHVQIAFGFHRFAGGWIMQDGFEALGAKTLPFGPGETEAQLEAIQKLGVRVLVSAPSFAQKLGEAGARVELLISSGEPLTSIAGRRGRVEAALGGVALDAYASSEAGMMALETPEKNGLRVLEDWVYLEVVDPETGETLSDGERGELVVTHLNKHAMPLLRFRTGDLTRLERRTDGVYLPGGVFGNVGGMLKVKGVKLFPREVAFWLAGHGLDHTQHTLRLWSQAGADRLGLTVRGEGVDDLAELKSDFQRRFAMRLDEFSVAVDHEGMGVTDERA
- a CDS encoding branched-chain amino acid ABC transporter permease, producing MPASRFTQTGNYRTRYAQDQTIFATYAEQLSLIVLIGLLLLLPLILPKTMLRDVNMIMIYAVAVIGLNITTGYTGLINIGQAAFMGVGAYATALAATRLNLPFFLAIPIGGIAGALVGTFVGLPSLRLKYLYLAVATLAFQIIFEWGVGHTPLLAQGGAISLPPVQVFGVKATFFNHNFVWYYLILPVLVVMGLLWRNVLRTKHGRSLIAVRDNDRAAAAMGINPGTAKIMAFMIGSFYAGIAGGLFAYFQKAVVIEDYGLHISIQLLAMAIVGGLGSLPGSFLGPLFIVTLDRLVGNGSQWLGAQNLFPAGVDVATALRPLSFGLAIVLFLMFEPRGLANWWRLSRLYFKKWPYKF